In Streptomyces sp. NBC_01717, one DNA window encodes the following:
- the rpsL gene encoding 30S ribosomal protein S12 — protein sequence MPTIQQLVRKGRQDKVEKNKTPALEGSPQRRGVCTRVFTTTPKKPNSALRKVARVRLTSGIEVTAYIPGEGHNLQEHSIVLVRGGRVKDLPGVRYKIIRGSLDTQGVKNRKQARSRYGAKKEK from the coding sequence GTGCCTACGATCCAGCAGCTGGTCCGGAAGGGCCGGCAGGACAAGGTCGAGAAGAACAAGACGCCCGCGCTCGAGGGTTCGCCCCAGCGCCGCGGCGTCTGCACGCGTGTGTTCACGACCACCCCGAAGAAGCCGAACTCGGCACTCCGTAAGGTCGCGCGTGTGCGTCTGACCTCCGGCATCGAGGTCACGGCCTACATCCCGGGTGAGGGACACAACCTGCAGGAGCACTCCATCGTGCTCGTGCGTGGTGGCCGTGTGAAGGACCTGCCGGGTGTTCGTTACAAGATCATCCGCGGCTCCCTTGACACCCAGGGTGTCAAGAACCGCAAGCAGGCCCGCAGCCGCTACGGCGCCAAGAAGGAGAAGTAA
- the rpsG gene encoding 30S ribosomal protein S7 produces the protein MPRKGPAPKRPVIIDPVYGSPLVTSLINKILLNGKRSTAERIVYGAMEGLREKTGNDPVITLKRALENVKPSLEVKSRRVGGATYQVPIEVKPGRAATLALRWVVGYSRARREKTMTERLMNELLDASNGLGAAVKKREDTHKMAESNKAFAHYRW, from the coding sequence ATGCCTCGTAAGGGCCCCGCCCCGAAGCGCCCGGTCATCATCGACCCGGTCTACGGTTCTCCTCTTGTCACCTCGCTGATCAACAAGATCCTGCTCAACGGCAAGCGTTCCACTGCCGAGCGGATCGTGTACGGCGCCATGGAAGGCCTCCGCGAGAAGACCGGCAACGACCCGGTCATCACGCTGAAGCGCGCGCTTGAGAACGTCAAGCCCTCGCTCGAGGTCAAGTCCCGCCGTGTCGGTGGCGCCACCTACCAGGTGCCGATCGAGGTCAAGCCCGGTCGCGCCGCCACCCTCGCGCTTCGCTGGGTCGTGGGTTACTCCCGCGCCCGCCGCGAGAAGACGATGACCGAGCGCCTCATGAACGAGCTGCTCGACGCCTCCAACGGTCTTGGCGCTGCCGTCAAGAAGCGCGAGGACACCCACAAGATGGCCGAGTCCAACAAGGCCTTCGCGCACTACCGCTGGTAG
- the fusA gene encoding elongation factor G — MATTSLDLAKVRNIGIMAHIDAGKTTTTERILFYTGVSYKIGEVHDGAATMDWMEQEQERGITITSAATTCHWPLDDVDHTINIIDTPGHVDFTVEVERSLRVLDGAVTVFDGVAGVEPQSETVWRQADRYGVPRICFVNKLDRTGAEFHRCVDMIVERLGAVPLVMQLPIGAEADFKGVVDLVSMKAFVWPEEAVKGEMYDTVDIPDTHIEAAQEWRGKLLEAVSENDDEMMELYLEGVEPTEEQLHEAIRRITLASKGGAGSVTVTPVFCGTAFKNKGVQPLLDAVVRYLPSPLDVEAIEGHDVKDPEVVVKRKPSDDEPFSGLAFKIASDPHLGKLTFVRIYSGRLEAGTAVLNSVKGKKERIGKIYRMHANKREEIASVGAGDIIAVMGLKQTTTGETLCDDKNPVILESMDFPAPVIQVAIEPKSKGDQEKLGVAIQRLSEEDPSFQVHSDEETGQTIIGGMGELHLEVLVDRMKREFRVEANVGKPQVAYRETIRKAVERIDYTHKKQTGGTGQFAKVQIALEPIEGGDASYEFVNKVTGGRIPREYIPSVDAGAQEAMQFGILAGYEMVGVRVTLLDGGYHEVDSSELAFKIAGSQAFKEGARKASPVLLEPMMAVEVTTPEDYMGDVIGDLNSRRGQIQAMEERSGARVVKGLVPLSEMFGYVGDLRSKTSGRASYSMQFDSYAEVPRNVAEEIIAKAKGE, encoded by the coding sequence ATGGCCACCACTTCGCTTGACCTGGCCAAGGTCCGCAACATCGGGATCATGGCCCACATCGACGCGGGCAAGACGACCACCACCGAGCGGATCCTGTTCTACACCGGTGTTTCGTACAAGATCGGTGAAGTCCACGACGGCGCTGCCACGATGGACTGGATGGAGCAGGAGCAGGAGCGCGGCATCACGATCACGTCCGCCGCGACGACCTGTCACTGGCCGCTCGATGATGTTGACCACACCATCAACATCATCGACACCCCGGGTCACGTCGACTTCACCGTCGAGGTGGAGCGTTCGCTCCGCGTCCTCGACGGCGCTGTCACCGTGTTCGACGGTGTCGCCGGCGTCGAGCCGCAGTCCGAGACCGTTTGGCGTCAGGCGGACCGCTACGGCGTGCCGCGTATCTGCTTCGTCAACAAGCTCGACCGCACGGGTGCAGAGTTCCACCGCTGCGTCGACATGATCGTCGAACGCCTCGGTGCGGTCCCGCTCGTCATGCAGCTCCCCATCGGTGCCGAAGCCGACTTCAAGGGCGTCGTCGACCTCGTGTCGATGAAGGCCTTTGTGTGGCCGGAAGAGGCCGTCAAGGGCGAGATGTACGACACCGTCGACATCCCGGACACCCACATCGAGGCGGCTCAGGAGTGGCGCGGCAAGCTGCTCGAGGCCGTTTCCGAGAACGACGACGAGATGATGGAGCTGTACCTGGAGGGCGTCGAGCCCACCGAGGAGCAGCTGCACGAGGCGATCCGCCGGATCACCCTCGCGTCGAAGGGCGGCGCGGGCTCCGTCACCGTCACCCCGGTGTTCTGTGGCACGGCGTTCAAGAACAAGGGCGTCCAGCCCCTGCTCGACGCGGTCGTCCGCTACCTGCCTTCCCCCCTGGACGTCGAGGCCATCGAGGGCCACGACGTCAAGGACCCCGAGGTTGTCGTCAAGCGCAAGCCCTCGGACGACGAGCCGTTCTCCGGCCTGGCGTTCAAGATCGCTAGCGACCCGCACCTCGGCAAGCTCACCTTCGTCCGGATCTACTCCGGTCGCCTCGAGGCCGGCACCGCGGTGCTGAACTCGGTCAAGGGCAAGAAGGAGCGCATCGGCAAGATCTACCGCATGCACGCGAACAAGCGTGAGGAGATCGCGTCGGTGGGCGCCGGTGACATCATCGCCGTCATGGGCCTGAAGCAGACCACCACCGGTGAGACGCTGTGTGACGACAAGAACCCGGTGATCCTGGAGTCCATGGACTTCCCGGCGCCGGTCATTCAGGTCGCCATCGAGCCCAAGTCCAAGGGTGACCAGGAGAAGCTGGGTGTCGCCATCCAGCGCCTCTCCGAGGAGGACCCGTCCTTCCAGGTGCACTCCGACGAGGAGACCGGCCAGACCATCATCGGTGGTATGGGCGAGCTTCACCTCGAGGTGCTCGTCGACCGCATGAAGCGCGAGTTCCGCGTCGAGGCGAACGTCGGCAAGCCGCAGGTCGCGTACCGCGAGACGATCCGCAAGGCCGTCGAGCGCATCGACTACACGCACAAGAAGCAGACTGGTGGTACCGGCCAGTTCGCGAAGGTGCAGATCGCCCTTGAGCCCATCGAGGGTGGCGACGCGTCCTACGAGTTCGTCAACAAGGTCACCGGTGGCCGCATCCCCCGTGAGTACATCCCCTCGGTGGACGCGGGTGCTCAGGAAGCCATGCAGTTCGGCATCCTGGCCGGTTACGAGATGGTCGGCGTTCGCGTCACCCTTCTCGACGGTGGTTACCACGAGGTCGACTCCTCCGAGCTCGCCTTCAAGATCGCCGGTTCGCAGGCGTTCAAGGAGGGTGCCCGCAAGGCGTCCCCCGTGCTCCTCGAGCCGATGATGGCCGTCGAGGTCACCACGCCCGAGGACTACATGGGCGACGTCATCGGTGACCTCAACTCCCGCCGTGGCCAGATCCAGGCCATGGAGGAGCGCAGCGGCGCTCGCGTCGTGAAGGGCCTCGTGCCCCTCTCGGAGATGTTCGGCTACGTCGGAGACCTCCGCAGCAAGACCTCGGGTCGCGCAAGCTACTCGATGCAGTTCGACTCCTACGCCGAGGTTCCGCGGAACGTCGCCGAGGAGATCATCGCGAAGGCCAAGGGCGAGTAA